TGGGTACAGCGAATGGGATCTTCGTTGATGTCCAACCTGACCTTCTTACCACACCTCATGCAGATGTACTCGTACTTCTCTTCCTCGTACATGGTCACTTCTCCTCCAACGCCTTCCGAATAGCGCGCCTGACGATCCTCTGGGCTTCAGTCTCGGGATAGTAGGCTCCTCCTGTAAACTCCGCACCGCACTTAGTGCACCTCCAAATACCGGTACCAACCCTCTTCACGGCCCGCTTGTGACATACGGGACACTCGTGTTTCTGTCGCTGGACCGATTCGATCTCCGCGACACGACGTCGGATCCGCATTCCGTACCTGGGTCCGAAACGTCCCGCTGGACCGACCTTCTTCGTGCGACCCACCGTTCCGCACCCCCGCGCGCAGGCCCTTTGACCGATATAAGGTTTGGGGAGTTGATTACAGTTGAGCCTTGACGGTACGTCGGACTTCTTCCGCCTTCTTTGTGGCTAAGTCAATGGCGTCCTCCAGTAGATGTTCAGGAAGATCCCCAAACTCTCCCTTCTGAACCGCGCAGACTTCTCCACTTTCAGTGACGGTTACCGTTAGCCTGGTGTCCATGATGATCTCTTCCTCGAGACAGGGGTCGACGAGCAAGTACTCACCAACTCTAGCGATAGTAACGGAGATGGGAAAGTCGTTGATAGCGAGCGGTTCGGTGTTTTCCTCTATAACTTTAACCTCGTCGTCCATGACTTTGGCTTTCGGTACCTCGGTGATGGAGAGTGCGGAAACCGAACCGATCATGGAGGCGTCGAACAAGTTCCCGTCGTGGTCCAGTATGTGGATGTCTACGAAAGTCACCCAGCAGTGCTCACCTTCCTTTATACAGAGCTCCTTAAGGTCTATCATCTCGGACTCACGGATTCCCCTATCCACGACACGAGAGAGCTCGATCGCGTTTTCATCTGGAGGACCTGGTTCGAAAGATGGATCGGCGAGCGGGACGAGTTCCGCGTTGACCGCCAAGGCACCTTCGTTAGGTGAATCGGGGTAAGGGCGACCCACTTCCAGCTTCACACCGACGACCAGCTGGGTGTTCCCGAGGCGGACCAAGGCCGACCCGTTCGCTTTGGAGATGACTCCAGCACGCACCTCGATAGGACGAAACTCTTCGAAATCACGCCCGTCGATCCTTTCTCCGGCCTTTATAGCGGCAAGTACCTCATGACGTTTGATACGGGCCAGCAGGTCTAGGTCCACGTCAGTCTCCCCCGTATTTCTCCTTCAACGCCCTGCGCTGCTCTTTGTACACTATCTTGCACCCTTTCTTGGCCAGCTTCACCGCCTGTTTGAACTCTTCAGGTGTCATATCACCGTCCATTTGGAGCAGCGTGATCTTGCCCTCTTTCGGCATCATGGCGAGCGGGACGTCAGCTTCCCCGTATCCGTCTTCGTAGTACATGGGATCCAGCACTACTTTCCCTTCGACTTTCCCAGCCGCACACGCCGCCACCAGATCGCGCATCTCGATCCCAGCATCCGCTAAGGCGACTGAAGCCGCACTGATACCGGCACACCGTGTCCCCGCGTCTGCCTGAAGGACCTCGACGAATATGTCGATGGCCGTTCGCGGATAGTATTCGGTGAAGATTGCCGGCTCCAGGGCCTCCTTAGACAGCTTGGAGATCTCGATAGATCGTCTGTCCGGACCAGGCTGCTTCCTTTCGTCCACAGAAAACGGGGCCATGTTGTACCGGAACCTGACGACAGCACGGTCAGGTTTCTGCTTATGCCTGGGATGGAGCTCTCGGGGCCCGTATACCGCGGCTACTATCTTGTTGGCACCTAACTCCAAGTAAGCCGAGCCATCAGCCCGCTTCAGTACTCCGGCTTGAATCTTCAGCGGACGCATCTCATCGGGTTTGCGACCGTCCAGCCTCAGGCCGTCCTCCGAGATCAACCGCTCTGGCCTCTCCTCCATTTTACAGATCACCACCGTGAGAGTCGTTTTAGATTCGCTTTCAACCAGTCGGTAAGACCACGGAGATGCGATCGACGCTCGATCTCGCGGATAGCTCGTACGGCGAGGAGCTCTCGTTCTTTCTTCGGTTCCTCCCGAGCACGCACGTATATCCGCCCATTGGCACCCACGATGATGTCACAGCCGAGAACGCGCTTGATCACCCTGATCATGGAACCTTTACGTCCGATAACCCTGGGGACCTTCACGGGATCTATCTCTACGACCCGACCACCCTGAAGTCGACCGAGCCTCGTCGGAGCATCGTCTTCTAGTAGAGACAGTTCCACGCGTTGTACCGGGTCCACCTCTCGAACGACAGCCGTTATGACATCTCCCGGACGGTAGTACCTGGAAAGGTCGGTTTCAATGAGATCGACTTCTTCATCAAGAGCGTTCGACACGTGAAGTATCGCCGGAAGAGGCGCACGAACGTCGATGAGCCAGCTTGAGAACTTCACCTCCTCCACGATCCCAACGACGAGATCGCCCGGAGAGGGCCTGTATGGGCCGGCCAGCGGTATCACTCTGATCCTACGGCCGTCGATGTCGACGAGCCCGGTGACTTTAGAGTAGACTTCGTCCCCTCTGGTGTACGTCCCCTCGCTCGCGATCACCTGTCCTCTAGCCAACAACTCACCGGGAGTGACGACCTGACGGTCCTCGACGTACAGCTCGAACTCGGGCACGCTCGCATCACCTCGGTACGTAATCCGGGAACCTTTGCACGACCTCAGTTACGAGCTCGAGGGCGTGTTTCGCATCCTCGAGATCCAGCACCTCCGCCGGTGAGTGTAGGTACCTGGTCGGGATTCCCACCACACCCGTCGGGACGCCACCTCTGGTCAGGTGAATAGCCGTCGCGTCGGTGGTGCCTCCCTCGCCCACTTCGAGCTGGTATGGGATGTCCAGCTCTTCCGCGGTATCTATCAGTAGCTTTCTCACCTTAGGGTGAGTGATTAGACCTCGACCACTCGCGTCGACTACCGTGATCGCCGGTCCCTTCCCAAGCTTTAGCTCCGTCCTCTTCAATCCCGGCACGTCACCAGCTACGGCGGTGTCCAGAACTACAGCACCGTCTGGATAGACCTCAAAGGCGGACGTTTTGGCCCCCTTCAGACCCACCTCCTCCTGAACTGTCCCCACCAGGTAAAACGTGGGGTGATCTCCGTCGAGGTCGGAGAGACGCTCGGCCAGAGCGAGAAGGACGGCGACGCCAATCTTATCGTCGAGACCTCGACCGTTTACTCTCGACCCTACCAGTTCCACGAACTCTCCGGCTAGGACACCGACATCACCCACGCTCACGAGTTCCTCAGCCTCCTCACGGTCTGAGGCGCCGATATCTATGAACAAGTCCTTGTGCTCGGGTACCTTCCGCCGCTCCTTCGGCTCCTGGATGTGCGGAGGCTTAGTTCCGACTACCCCCGGCACCTTCTCGCCCTCGGAGTTCACGATGATCACGCGTGAGCCCGGTAGGATCCTGTCATCGATACCGCCGAGCTTCGCGAACCGTATGAACCCGTTCTTGTCGATGGATTTGACGATGAAACCTACTTCGTCCATGTGGGCGGCTACCATCACCTCGTACTCGGAGCCTTCGATAGTACCGACCACGTTCCCCAGGGTATCCACATGGACGTCGTCACAGTATTTCTCCAGCGTATCCTCCACGTACTCGCGGACCTCGTCCTCCCAGCCCGGCGGAGCCACACGGCCGATAAGCTCGCGTAGGTGTTCCGCGAGGGTTTCGACGGTTACCATTCAGGGACCCTCCACACTCTCCCTTTCCAGGATCTTGCTCTCGAAATCTCCCTTAGTGATCTCGTTAAGCTTCTCGAAGAACTCGTCCTGCAACCCAGCCGGTAATCGTACTACGGCTACCCAAGCACCGTCGTACTGCCACTCCTCCCGCTCGATATCACCGAACTCGCGCACGATACCCATAGCCTGTCCGGTGTACTTCGCGGGGATACGGATGGCCACTTTCACTTCCTCGAACTTCATCGGCAGGACCGGACGCAACTGCTTGATGACGTCCTTTACCTGCTCCTCAGCACCCTTCATAGGATCGATGTGAACACCGGTCTCCTCCATGGCACGTTCGATTCGCTCAGGAGGATGCGGAGCCCCCGTTCTGGGATCCACCGCGCGGCGGGCGATTATGTGGACGATTTTCCGTTTAACTTCTTCCTGCATTTTCCTTCGTTGTTCCGCGGTTAGCTGTATTTCTCCCTCCTTGATCACGATTTCCGCGACCTTAATGGGGTCGGAAGTGCCGAAAAGTTCCTCCATCGCTTGCTCTGAGGCCCTCTCACCTTTCCTGGCATCGCGAAAGACTTGTTCCACGGCCAATATCTCCTCGACGTCCACGTCTTCACCTTCCCGGAGTTTACGGGCCCCTTCGGGATCGACGAGCACCTCGAATCGTTCGCCTCCCTTCTCCAGACGTGCTACAACGGCGTCTTCCAGACTGACTCTGGCCATTGTTACTCACCCTCGTCTTTCTCCGAACCGACTGCACGTTCAAACATCTCCTCGATTTTCTCCCGCTCAAGCTTCCGGAATCCTTGTTCGTCGACGACGGCGATCTCGAGGTTGTCGGCGGTGGTCTCCTCCCGTGAGGCTTCGTACAGCGCCCGCACCGCGAGCTTGACGGCCTCTCGGATGGTCATGTCCTCCCGGTATTCCTCCTCGAACACGTCGAGCGCTTCCTGGCGACCTTCACCGATCGCCGTGGCTTTGTGCTCCGTCAGAGCACCGCTGGGATCGGTTTCGAACAGGCGACATCCCTTCCTATCTACACCGGCGATCAAAAGCGCGGTTCCGAAGGGTCGAACTCCTCCATGCTGCGTGTACACCTGCTTGAGGTCGCAGATAGCCTTCACGAGCACGTCTACATCGATCGGCTCACCGTAAGTGTACCGATACGTCTGTGCCTCGATCCTGGCACGCTCGACTAACACGCGAGCGTCCGCGACGAGTCCCGCCGTAGCTGCTCCGATGTGAGTGTCGATCTGGTAGACTTTCTCTATGGACTCGGGCTCGATCAGCTTGGAGGTGACACGCTTATCGACCCCAAGGACGACGCCTTCTTCCACTTTAATCCCTAAAGCCGTAGTACCGCGCTTGACGGCCTCGCGCGCGTACTCAACCTGGAACAGTCGGCCGTCCGGGCTGAAGACGGTGATAGCCCGGTCATACGCCGTCTGAGCAGGTTGCACGGCTACTACCCCCGATTCTCTTCAGGCAGTGGACGTTCGAAGCTGGCGAACGCAACTACACGACCATCCTCCACGACGTCGATTTCACCGTTCTCGTACAACACGAACTCGCGGTTCCCCACCCGCTCACGGTCACATTTCGGGACTCGAGAGAGGTACCGTTCCGCCCCTTTAATCGTTCCGGAGGTACCGAGAACCTCGATGAAAACACGACCGAGCTCCGGATCCCGACGGTATAATGATAATGCCGCGCGTGCCTCCTCCTCTTGACCCCGTCGCACCCTCAGGATGCCCGCGTTAAGATCACGGTAACTACGCACTAACCATGGTCCGATCCGGCCGGTTCCCGTAGGCCCCAACACCGAAAGTAGAGCTCGAACGACGAGGTCCTTCATCCCCTCGAAATCCAGCACTTCGACGCGCTCCGACCATACCTTAAACGTTACATAACGCCATCTGGGGCGGAGTGCGGAGGACAGACGCACACGCATGTGTTTCACCCCAGTGAGGCGACGCCGGGCACCGTGAAAACATGCTTACACGCCGTGTTCCACCGGAGGATTTCCCTGGGAGCCTCGACAAACATCTCCTTCACCTCGATATCTTCAAACCCCAGAAGTTTCAAGACATCCTCCACCTGCTTCGGCCTGATCAATTCCAGTGGATCACGTGCACCCAGCGCCACGACAGTCGGAAACCGTTTCCTGCGGCGCAAGCGTAAGAGGTCACGAATTCGAGAGACCTGCCACGCGAGTCGCTCGCCCTCCCGTCGGAGCAGTCTCGATAGATCGATCTCCACGTAGGTCCACTTCTCCCGTGCTAGCTCGATCTCATACTTGCCTAAACCAGCGTGGGGGTTACCGCGCTCTGGATGTGATAGTAGATCAACCCTAGTATCGGAAACAGCAGTTCGATTGATTTTAGGATCGCCGCCGCCGACGGCGAGCAAGTACACGAGGGGTCGTGTTCGGCGGATCGCTCTACGGAGAGTCTCCGCGGACTCCGCCTCTAGTTTGCAGCCAGGTAGGACGAGCACGCTCTCAACGTGTTCACGGATGTCCCGGATTTCCTCGATGAGCCACCTCAAATCGTCAATATTCAGATGTTCCGCTTCCAGTTCCAGACAGAGGACGGCGATCTCGTAGTCCAAACGCTCGACGGCCAGAGCCATCCTCAGGGGATCTACCTCGTCGACGTGAACTCGAAGGGCGAAGTTCTCGGAAACCCTCAATCGTCGGAGAAGATACCGAGCCGCTCTAGCGTCTTTATGCCCCCCTCGCGGCTCGCAGGGTAGCTCTCCAGGTTGACTTTCACCCTGACCACATCGTCTGCGTCCGATATCCGCAGCTCCCCCTTGTAGGCGCTCTGCTTGTCGAAGCGCAGGTAGAGATTGCCCTTGTCATCTACTCGCCGCTCTATGTCACTCCACACGCGCCTCCGCTCCTCCGCTGGTATGTTCTCACGCCAGTGTTCCAGGACTCGCTCGATGTACCTCGGCCTGTCGATCTTGACTTGAAATATGGTGATCGGGTTCCCGTGGTGTCCCTCCGCGTAGAACGTCTCGGGCTCGACGTCTTCCTCCTCGAGAACACCACCTAATACGTTCGCCAACGCCTCGAGAACTTTCACCTCATCCTCAGTAGCGTGAGCGATCACGCGGGCTGAGATACTGTTGACGGGGAGAGTCAAGGTACGACCCCGATGAGGGCGCGGCGGAGATCACTTACCGCGCCTCCTGTGGGCTCGGAGGCTCGGCCTGACTTTCTCGGCACCCTTACCGCGCTTCCGCAGTCCTCGAGCCTTCTTGCCCGCCCCGGTCTTACCACGGAACACGCGTCCTTTCTGGGACTTCTGACAGATCCAGTTAATGCGGTGGTCACTCTTGATCTGCGGGTGATACGGGTCCACCATGATCACCTCATAGTACTTGTACTGACCATCCTCACCGACCCAGTAGGAGTTGAGCACTTCCAGATTCGGGTACTTACGCTGGGCGCGCTCCTCGGCTATCCACTGCTTGCTCTTGCCCGGCGAGAACTTATTCTTACCCATACGCTTGGGGCGACGACCCTTCCTCGGTCTCGACTTGCGACGACCTCCCTTGGGTACGCGTACGCGAACTACCACGTAGCCGGGCTTAGCGCGGTACCCTAGACGACGTGCTCGCTCGATTCTCGTCGGACGCTTAATACGCTGGACCGACGGTCCCTTACGCCACTTCGGGAGACGCTCTTTCAGCAGCTCTCCAACGTAAGAGTCATTGGGTCGCTTCCACGCCTCCCGCTGGTACTTGTACATCGACACGGCATCCACCCCCTCGCGGCCGGCCCACGCCGACTTAAGAGTTTACCGTGAAGGATCATCCACGGGTTGACGCATATGAGGATGGACCCTCCTCGATCTCCTCGAGGATCTCGGCCACCAGCTGTCTGACGGCGTCTCGCCCCTCTCGAACCCTGGTGAGGAAGATCTCGGAGGGCCCGACGCGCCTTAGGACCTCTTCGACGAGCTCGTCAGTAGGCTCCATGCCGAGCTCCCTCAGCCGAGCCCTGACCACGTTACGGGCGGCTTTGATCACTTCGGTGGCGAACTCGGCATCGGACCGGTCCGCCAGGTGCACGATGAGAGCTTCAGGTGTGTTCGGAGGTATCGGAGATCCGCGGCCGTGATGTGCGGCCACCGCGTGGATGAGTTCCACCGGTGCACCTCGAGCGTACAACTCCGCCGCGATCAGTGTGAGGTGGTCCAATCGACGTCCGAAGTCGGAGATCTTATACCGTTCCTCGCGCTGCTCGTAGGATGTTGCCTTGCCCAAGTCGTGAAGTATCGCGGCCGCGATCACGAGGTCACGGTCCACCTCCACCCCGTAAATTTCCTCGAACACCTCAGCCATCGCGAGGGCGAGTTTAGTCGTCGCTACTGTGTGTTCGAGCAACCCCCCTGGGTAAGAGTGATGTTGTCTGCGGCTGGCCGGAACCTCCTCAACGGGCTCGGGATCGGGTACTTCCTCGTGGGCGAACCCTTCTTCCAAAACCTTCATAACGAGTTCTCGCAGTCCCTCGTCTTCGATACTTTCGACGAGCTCCTTCAACTTCAGTTTCAACTCCTCGGTTCTCAAGCTCGTTTCCCCTCGGGGGCTCGAAAATGGTCGAGGGGACTTCCTTTCTGCTGGGAGCGTAAGTTGCCCGACCGGGTACGGATCTTCGACACAACGCTGAGAGACGGAGAACAGACGCCGGGCGTCAGTCTCACGGTGGAGGAGAAGGTCGAGATCGCGATGAAGTTGGACGAGTTCGGCGTGGATACCATCGAAGCGGGTTTCCCCGTAGCCAGCGAGGGTGAGTTCGAGGCAGTGAAGATGATAGCAAGTGAGGAACTGGAGGCGGAGATATGCGGGTTAGCTAGGTGCGTGAAGGGTGATATAGACGCGGCGATCGACGCAGACGTAGACTGCGTACACGTGTTCATAGCAACGTCGGACATCCACCTCAAATACAAGTTGGAGATGTCCCGGGAAGAGGCTTTGGAGCGTGCCG
Above is a window of Methanopyrus sp. SNP6 DNA encoding:
- a CDS encoding DNA-directed RNA polymerase subunit P, producing the protein MYEEEKYEYICMRCGKKVRLDINEDPIRCTHCGFRLVMKPRHPVPRRYTAR
- a CDS encoding 50S ribosomal protein L37ae, producing the protein MGRTKKVGPAGRFGPRYGMRIRRRVAEIESVQRQKHECPVCHKRAVKRVGTGIWRCTKCGAEFTGGAYYPETEAQRIVRRAIRKALEEK
- the rrp42 gene encoding exosome complex protein Rrp42, which produces MDLDLLARIKRHEVLAAIKAGERIDGRDFEEFRPIEVRAGVISKANGSALVRLGNTQLVVGVKLEVGRPYPDSPNEGALAVNAELVPLADPSFEPGPPDENAIELSRVVDRGIRESEMIDLKELCIKEGEHCWVTFVDIHILDHDGNLFDASMIGSVSALSITEVPKAKVMDDEVKVIEENTEPLAINDFPISVTIARVGEYLLVDPCLEEEIIMDTRLTVTVTESGEVCAVQKGEFGDLPEHLLEDAIDLATKKAEEVRRTVKAQL
- the rrp41 gene encoding exosome complex exonuclease Rrp41, yielding MEERPERLISEDGLRLDGRKPDEMRPLKIQAGVLKRADGSAYLELGANKIVAAVYGPRELHPRHKQKPDRAVVRFRYNMAPFSVDERKQPGPDRRSIEISKLSKEALEPAIFTEYYPRTAIDIFVEVLQADAGTRCAGISAASVALADAGIEMRDLVAACAAGKVEGKVVLDPMYYEDGYGEADVPLAMMPKEGKITLLQMDGDMTPEEFKQAVKLAKKGCKIVYKEQRRALKEKYGGD
- the rrp4 gene encoding exosome complex RNA-binding protein Rrp4 — its product is MPEFELYVEDRQVVTPGELLARGQVIASEGTYTRGDEVYSKVTGLVDIDGRRIRVIPLAGPYRPSPGDLVVGIVEEVKFSSWLIDVRAPLPAILHVSNALDEEVDLIETDLSRYYRPGDVITAVVREVDPVQRVELSLLEDDAPTRLGRLQGGRVVEIDPVKVPRVIGRKGSMIRVIKRVLGCDIIVGANGRIYVRAREEPKKERELLAVRAIREIERRSHLRGLTDWLKANLKRLSRW
- a CDS encoding M42 family metallopeptidase, whose amino-acid sequence is MVTVETLAEHLRELIGRVAPPGWEDEVREYVEDTLEKYCDDVHVDTLGNVVGTIEGSEYEVMVAAHMDEVGFIVKSIDKNGFIRFAKLGGIDDRILPGSRVIIVNSEGEKVPGVVGTKPPHIQEPKERRKVPEHKDLFIDIGASDREEAEELVSVGDVGVLAGEFVELVGSRVNGRGLDDKIGVAVLLALAERLSDLDGDHPTFYLVGTVQEEVGLKGAKTSAFEVYPDGAVVLDTAVAGDVPGLKRTELKLGKGPAITVVDASGRGLITHPKVRKLLIDTAEELDIPYQLEVGEGGTTDATAIHLTRGGVPTGVVGIPTRYLHSPAEVLDLEDAKHALELVTEVVQRFPDYVPR
- a CDS encoding ribosome assembly factor SBDS; this encodes MARVSLEDAVVARLEKGGERFEVLVDPEGARKLREGEDVDVEEILAVEQVFRDARKGERASEQAMEELFGTSDPIKVAEIVIKEGEIQLTAEQRRKMQEEVKRKIVHIIARRAVDPRTGAPHPPERIERAMEETGVHIDPMKGAEEQVKDVIKQLRPVLPMKFEEVKVAIRIPAKYTGQAMGIVREFGDIEREEWQYDGAWVAVVRLPAGLQDEFFEKLNEITKGDFESKILERESVEGP
- the psmA gene encoding archaeal proteasome endopeptidase complex subunit alpha, which gives rise to MQPAQTAYDRAITVFSPDGRLFQVEYAREAVKRGTTALGIKVEEGVVLGVDKRVTSKLIEPESIEKVYQIDTHIGAATAGLVADARVLVERARIEAQTYRYTYGEPIDVDVLVKAICDLKQVYTQHGGVRPFGTALLIAGVDRKGCRLFETDPSGALTEHKATAIGEGRQEALDVFEEEYREDMTIREAVKLAVRALYEASREETTADNLEIAVVDEQGFRKLEREKIEEMFERAVGSEKDEGE
- a CDS encoding Rpp14/Pop5 family protein, with amino-acid sequence MRVRLSSALRPRWRYVTFKVWSERVEVLDFEGMKDLVVRALLSVLGPTGTGRIGPWLVRSYRDLNAGILRVRRGQEEEARAALSLYRRDPELGRVFIEVLGTSGTIKGAERYLSRVPKCDRERVGNREFVLYENGEIDVVEDGRVVAFASFERPLPEENRG
- a CDS encoding RNase P subunit p30 family protein: MRVSENFALRVHVDEVDPLRMALAVERLDYEIAVLCLELEAEHLNIDDLRWLIEEIRDIREHVESVLVLPGCKLEAESAETLRRAIRRTRPLVYLLAVGGGDPKINRTAVSDTRVDLLSHPERGNPHAGLGKYEIELAREKWTYVEIDLSRLLRREGERLAWQVSRIRDLLRLRRRKRFPTVVALGARDPLELIRPKQVEDVLKLLGFEDIEVKEMFVEAPREILRWNTACKHVFTVPGVASLG
- a CDS encoding RNA-binding domain-containing protein codes for the protein MTLPVNSISARVIAHATEDEVKVLEALANVLGGVLEEEDVEPETFYAEGHHGNPITIFQVKIDRPRYIERVLEHWRENIPAEERRRVWSDIERRVDDKGNLYLRFDKQSAYKGELRISDADDVVRVKVNLESYPASREGGIKTLERLGIFSDD
- a CDS encoding 50S ribosomal protein L15e, translated to MSMYKYQREAWKRPNDSYVGELLKERLPKWRKGPSVQRIKRPTRIERARRLGYRAKPGYVVVRVRVPKGGRRKSRPRKGRRPKRMGKNKFSPGKSKQWIAEERAQRKYPNLEVLNSYWVGEDGQYKYYEVIMVDPYHPQIKSDHRINWICQKSQKGRVFRGKTGAGKKARGLRKRGKGAEKVRPSLRAHRRRGK
- a CDS encoding 3'-5' exoribonuclease YhaM family protein, with amino-acid sequence MRTEELKLKLKELVESIEDEGLRELVMKVLEEGFAHEEVPDPEPVEEVPASRRQHHSYPGGLLEHTVATTKLALAMAEVFEEIYGVEVDRDLVIAAAILHDLGKATSYEQREERYKISDFGRRLDHLTLIAAELYARGAPVELIHAVAAHHGRGSPIPPNTPEALIVHLADRSDAEFATEVIKAARNVVRARLRELGMEPTDELVEEVLRRVGPSEIFLTRVREGRDAVRQLVAEILEEIEEGPSSYASTRG